The following coding sequences are from one Candidatus Aminicenantes bacterium window:
- a CDS encoding substrate-binding domain-containing protein, with product MKKMLTLLVALIMLGHFTMQNLEARQGAEQNLQGTITISGAFALYPMVMKWSEEFCKLHPQVRFDISAGGAGKGIADALADMVDIGMVSREIHPAEIEKGAWFIPVTKDAVLPVVNQGNPLFAELMKKGMKKTDFMRIWLNENPPTWNEFLGGNGNVQLHVYTRSDSCGAAETWALYLGKKQEDLMGIGVFGDPGLNEAVRKDALGIGFNNVNYAFDAATLKPMAGTAIVPIDLNENGRIDVDENFYASRDAVVKAIADGKYPSPPARDLYFVCHGRPQKQLLAAFMKWVLSAGQKYVGEAGYIALADAKLAAGLDKIGK from the coding sequence ATGAAAAAGATGCTTACGCTTCTAGTTGCATTGATCATGCTGGGTCATTTTACCATGCAAAATCTCGAGGCCCGGCAGGGAGCCGAGCAAAACCTGCAGGGCACAATCACCATTTCGGGTGCTTTCGCCCTTTATCCCATGGTCATGAAATGGTCCGAAGAATTCTGCAAACTTCACCCCCAGGTCCGCTTTGATATTTCGGCGGGCGGAGCCGGCAAGGGCATTGCCGACGCCCTGGCCGACATGGTCGATATCGGCATGGTGTCGCGGGAGATCCACCCCGCCGAAATCGAGAAGGGCGCCTGGTTCATTCCCGTGACCAAGGATGCGGTGCTGCCGGTCGTCAATCAGGGCAACCCCCTGTTCGCCGAGCTGATGAAAAAAGGGATGAAGAAAACCGATTTCATGCGCATCTGGCTGAACGAGAACCCCCCTACCTGGAATGAGTTCCTGGGAGGCAACGGCAACGTCCAGCTTCATGTCTACACCCGCTCCGACTCATGCGGCGCCGCCGAAACATGGGCCCTTTACCTGGGGAAAAAGCAGGAGGATCTCATGGGCATCGGCGTTTTCGGCGATCCCGGGCTGAACGAAGCCGTGCGCAAGGACGCGCTGGGCATCGGCTTCAACAACGTCAACTACGCTTTCGACGCAGCCACGCTCAAGCCCATGGCCGGGACGGCAATCGTGCCTATCGACCTGAACGAGAACGGCCGCATCGACGTTGACGAGAATTTCTACGCCAGCCGCGACGCCGTGGTCAAGGCGATCGCCGACGGCAAATATCCCAGCCCGCCGGCGCGAGACCTGTATTTCGTCTGCCACGGTCGGCCGCAAAAGCAGCTGCTGGCCGCTTTCATGAAATGGGTCCTGAGCGCCGGCCAGAAGTATGTCGGCGAAGCCGGTTACATCGCCCTGGCCGACGCCAAGCTCGCGGCCGGACTGGACAAAATCGGCAAATAA
- the ndk gene encoding nucleoside-diphosphate kinase, translating to MTTRCFLEQTLAIIKPDAVQRHLVGAIISEIERNNFRIAVIRTLRLSPEQAARFYAAHQGKPFFDSLVAYTASGQIYALILEKEHAVEAWRQLMGPTRPELAAADTIRRRFAIDVQKNSVHGADSPATASREIQFFFGEGE from the coding sequence ATGACGACGAGGTGTTTCTTGGAGCAAACCCTGGCCATTATCAAGCCCGATGCCGTCCAGCGCCATCTGGTCGGAGCGATCATCTCCGAAATAGAAAGGAATAATTTCCGTATCGCCGTCATCAGGACCCTGCGACTGTCTCCCGAGCAAGCGGCGCGTTTTTACGCGGCTCACCAGGGCAAGCCTTTTTTTGACAGCCTGGTCGCATATACAGCCTCGGGGCAGATCTACGCTTTGATACTGGAAAAGGAGCACGCCGTCGAAGCCTGGCGGCAATTAATGGGGCCGACCCGCCCCGAATTGGCCGCGGCGGACACAATCCGGCGGCGCTTTGCCATCGATGTGCAGAAGAACTCGGTTCACGGCGCCGATTCGCCGGCCACGGCTTCGAGGGAGATTCAATTTTTCTTTGGAGAAGGGGAATGA
- a CDS encoding STAS domain-containing protein codes for MKNFQIRSKIVNGVAVLYLKGHLDAHQVARFEKEIVRLIRDNNFKIVINGQELNYITSAGMGIIMGYIDEVREKGGDIKLCSLAERVYETFDLVGFTEIYDFVADEQVAIDKFSHVSPQA; via the coding sequence ATGAAAAATTTTCAAATTCGCAGCAAGATCGTCAATGGCGTGGCTGTCCTGTACCTGAAGGGTCACCTCGATGCCCATCAGGTGGCCCGTTTTGAAAAAGAGATCGTGCGCTTGATCCGCGATAACAATTTCAAAATCGTGATTAACGGCCAGGAGTTGAACTACATCACTTCGGCCGGCATGGGCATCATCATGGGCTATATCGACGAGGTGCGCGAAAAAGGCGGGGACATCAAGCTGTGCTCCCTGGCCGAGCGCGTATACGAGACCTTCGACCTGGTCGGTTTTACCGAGATATATGATTTTGTCGCCGATGAACAGGTGGCCATTGACAAATTCAGCCATGTTTCCCCCCAAGCCTGA